A genomic stretch from Spodoptera frugiperda isolate SF20-4 chromosome 14, AGI-APGP_CSIRO_Sfru_2.0, whole genome shotgun sequence includes:
- the LOC126911360 gene encoding uncharacterized protein LOC126911360, whose product MATSEEFCDAHGVTTVKSDVATISLPARLPQFWRQNPRLWFAQFEAAVAASKIGEEQKFNLVVPLLGNSDLEQIADIILNPPATGKYSSLKERLISTYQESDHRQLQKLLSGLELGDQKPSQLLRKMRDLSGKLLSDEALKVMWLNQLPTQVRAVISVNTESSLEMLAAMADKMMEHFEPTSINAVSTTTTASKRGKLLPLLALLTSQSLTLAITIQTAWAE is encoded by the exons ATGGCTACCAGCGAAGAATTCTGTGACGCCCACGGCGTAACCACAGTGAAGAGCGACGTGGCGACGATATCCCTGCCCGCAAGATTGCCACAATTTTGGCGGCAAAATCCCCGCCTCTGGTTTGCGCAATTCGAGGCAGCCGTCGCCGCCAGCAAGATAGGAGAGGAGCAGAAATTCAACCTCGTCGTACCACTGCTCGGCAACAGTGACCTAGAACAGATCGCCGACATCATCCTGAACCCCCCAGCTACCGGCAAGTACAGCAGTCTGAAAGAACGGCTAATCTCCACGTATCAAGAATCCGACCATCGCCAGCTACAGAAGCTACTCAGTGGCCTCGAGCTCGGCGACCAGAAGCCCAGTCAGCTGCTCCGCAAGATGCGTGACCTCAGCGGCAAACTCCTGTCCGACGAAGCTCTCAAAGTAATGTGGTTGAATCAACTCCCTACACAAGTACGCGCCGTAATCTCCGTAAACACCGAGTCGTCACTTGAAATGCTAGCCGCCATGGCTGACAAAATGATGGAGCACTTCGAGCCTACTTCCATCAACGCAGTCTCAACAACCACAACAGCGT CAAAGCGCGGGAAACTACTGCCGCTACTCGCGCTTCTCACATCGCAATCGCTCACGCTCGCAATCACGATCCAGACAGCGTGGGCAGAGTAG